The following proteins are co-located in the Chryseobacterium daecheongense genome:
- a CDS encoding LytTR family DNA-binding domain-containing protein — MANLSVINVDDEYPALQLVRQYCDQIEGVDLQSSFQEPEKALEYLKENVVDLVIFDINMPGINGVELLQQLPYKPLCIFMTLETQHAVKAFELDVVHYLVKPVDFETFRKAINKAKDFLQFKNSAEHSEKEDFIMFKSNYIMNKVFLKDILWVQGFGEYIILVTSLKKYMILDRMSNFEEKFQAFGFIRVHKSYIILASHIESYDVKSVYLKSGDKIPLGRTYKKILKEHLGK; from the coding sequence ATGGCTAATCTATCCGTGATTAATGTGGATGATGAATATCCTGCGTTGCAACTTGTCCGGCAATATTGTGATCAAATAGAAGGTGTGGATCTCCAAAGCTCTTTTCAGGAACCGGAGAAGGCATTGGAATATTTAAAAGAGAATGTGGTGGATCTTGTTATTTTTGATATTAATATGCCGGGTATTAATGGAGTAGAGCTATTGCAACAGCTTCCTTATAAACCTCTCTGTATTTTTATGACCCTGGAGACCCAACATGCGGTAAAAGCTTTTGAGCTTGATGTTGTGCATTATCTTGTAAAGCCTGTAGATTTTGAAACCTTCAGGAAAGCCATCAACAAAGCCAAAGATTTTTTACAGTTTAAAAATTCTGCAGAACACTCAGAAAAAGAAGATTTCATCATGTTTAAATCCAATTATATCATGAATAAGGTTTTTCTAAAAGATATTCTTTGGGTACAGGGATTTGGGGAGTATATTATTTTAGTAACCTCTTTGAAAAAATATATGATCCTCGACAGGATGTCAAATTTTGAAGAAAAATTTCAGGCTTTTGGATTTATCAGAGTGCATAAATCTTATATCATATTGGCTTCTCATATTGAATCTTATGATGTGAAAAGCGTCTACCTTAAAAGTGGAGATAAAATTCCTCTGGGAAGAACTTATAAAAAGATACTGAAAGAGCATTTGGGAAAATAA
- a CDS encoding histidine kinase: MDYRWGFLLRFQHVFFFFVFILITFFTENYFLDTPELIWSVLSVMIFNIGIYYLVYYYLVPHFYLSNKYPEFILYALICFLMSSLFRILLQPTIFKMNFSETLSNTNFLFNVYTAQGIVILVASFLGITKDKFLIEQNVVDLGEQKEQLYFDLLKSKMNPHFLLNTLNNIYANSFIPSGKTSDSILQLSKLLQYIIYDSGKERISLAQEFSSIHSLTMLYQLKYDNQLNIDFDIRNEETLELIEIPPSVFLTFFENALKHSGIGLDPNSFIKVIYAINDRDLFFEIINSVPEKKALGETGYYGLGNEAITQILEKYYPGKYILSSEMIENNRYKTTLKIDLNG; this comes from the coding sequence ATGGACTACCGTTGGGGTTTTCTTTTGAGGTTTCAGCATGTTTTCTTCTTTTTTGTCTTTATTTTAATCACTTTTTTTACGGAAAATTACTTTCTTGATACCCCGGAGCTTATTTGGAGTGTTTTATCTGTAATGATTTTTAATATTGGGATTTATTATCTGGTGTATTATTATCTGGTTCCTCACTTTTACCTATCGAATAAATATCCGGAGTTTATCCTGTATGCCTTGATCTGTTTTTTGATGTCAAGTCTTTTCAGGATTTTGTTACAGCCTACCATTTTTAAAATGAATTTTAGTGAAACTCTTTCCAACACCAACTTCCTTTTTAATGTATATACGGCGCAGGGAATTGTGATTCTTGTTGCCTCCTTTTTAGGGATTACAAAAGATAAATTCCTTATAGAGCAAAATGTTGTGGATCTTGGGGAACAAAAAGAACAGCTTTACTTTGATCTTTTAAAATCAAAGATGAATCCTCATTTCTTATTGAATACTTTAAATAATATATATGCGAACAGTTTTATCCCATCGGGAAAAACTTCAGATTCCATCCTGCAGCTCAGTAAGCTTCTTCAATATATTATCTATGACAGCGGAAAAGAAAGAATTAGTCTGGCCCAGGAATTTTCGTCAATTCATTCTCTTACCATGTTGTACCAGTTGAAATATGATAACCAACTGAATATAGATTTTGATATCCGGAATGAGGAAACACTGGAATTAATTGAAATTCCACCTTCCGTTTTTTTGACCTTCTTTGAAAATGCTTTGAAACATTCAGGAATCGGTCTGGATCCCAATAGCTTCATAAAAGTTATATATGCTATTAACGACCGTGATTTGTTCTTCGAAATTATCAACTCTGTTCCGGAAAAAAAAGCTTTGGGAGAAACCGGATATTACGGGTTGGGAAATGAAGCAATCACCCAGATACTGGAAAAATACTATCCGGGAAAATATATTCTTTCTTCAGAAATGATTGAAAATAACAGATACAAAACAACTTTAAAAATTGATCTGAATGGCTAA
- a CDS encoding DUF2490 domain-containing protein — protein sequence MWFQYIMTAKVSDKSTLTALTQYRSFDLAYDKRLFLVNAYMDYEVTKGVRPAVGGMFLILDSYQTEDQKKTRYEKRAFQQVTLDHDIGRSSVSSRFRIEERFLNNPDEFVLRVRYLISMRIPFNRKGEKERLYGILKNEIRMNIKKEDPFDSNRITAGLGIKTGKNSAIELAFINQLSPGRTSNYGYIGFRNSFDWRKKQK from the coding sequence ATGTGGTTCCAATATATCATGACTGCCAAGGTGTCTGACAAAAGTACTTTAACAGCCCTTACACAATACCGTTCTTTTGACCTGGCTTACGACAAAAGACTCTTCCTCGTCAATGCATATATGGATTATGAAGTAACCAAAGGAGTAAGACCTGCCGTAGGAGGTATGTTTCTCATTTTGGATTCCTACCAGACAGAAGATCAGAAAAAGACCCGCTATGAGAAAAGAGCCTTTCAACAGGTAACCCTGGACCATGATATCGGCAGATCTTCCGTTTCCAGCAGATTCCGTATAGAAGAGCGTTTCCTGAATAATCCTGACGAATTTGTATTAAGGGTCCGGTATCTCATCTCTATGAGAATCCCTTTCAACAGAAAGGGTGAAAAAGAAAGACTGTATGGAATTCTAAAAAATGAGATAAGGATGAACATCAAAAAGGAAGACCCTTTCGACAGTAACCGTATCACCGCAGGGCTTGGAATAAAAACAGGGAAAAACTCGGCAATTGAACTGGCTTTCATTAATCAGTTATCTCCGGGCAGAACCAGTAATTACGGATACATAGGGTTCAGAAACAGTTTTGATTGGAGAAAAAAACAAAAATAA
- a CDS encoding citrate:proton symporter, whose product MLTFLGFLMIFIFMVLIMNKKMTPLTALVIVPVVIALIAGFGDELGDMMKNGVKEIALTGVMLIFAILYFSLMIDTGLFQPLVNLILKAVGDNPIKTTIGTAILTTLVSLDGDGSSTYIIVVAAMLPLYKKQGLNPLILTCIIMLAGGIMNILPWGGPTARVMSSLKLGHTEIFVPMIPIMVLGICWVIFVAYILGLKEKKRIAKYGKYTKYSNSDIAGETDPALLRPKLIWINLALTIVLLTVMILDIVPLGIAFMIAFCIASVINYPKLKDQQKLMSKHAGNALSVAGMIFGAGIFTGILNGSGIMQAMGNSMIEIVPKSMAGSLNIITAVFSVPLTFFLTNDAYYFGILPIIAATGQQLGIPPDILGRASLVGQASHLLSPLVPSTYLLVSLAGVEFSDHLKYTLKWAIGSSIIMLLGALLLGII is encoded by the coding sequence ATGCTAACATTTCTTGGGTTTCTGATGATCTTTATTTTCATGGTTCTTATCATGAATAAAAAAATGACACCACTTACTGCTTTGGTAATTGTTCCAGTAGTGATTGCTCTTATTGCAGGATTTGGCGATGAGCTGGGTGACATGATGAAAAATGGGGTTAAAGAAATCGCACTTACAGGCGTAATGCTGATTTTTGCAATTCTCTATTTTAGTTTAATGATCGATACAGGATTATTTCAACCTTTAGTTAACCTTATTTTAAAAGCAGTCGGAGACAACCCAATCAAAACAACCATCGGAACAGCGATCCTTACAACATTAGTTTCTCTGGATGGAGATGGCTCTTCTACTTATATTATCGTAGTGGCAGCCATGCTTCCCCTATATAAAAAACAGGGACTGAATCCCCTGATCCTTACCTGTATCATAATGCTTGCAGGAGGTATCATGAATATCCTTCCATGGGGTGGTCCCACAGCAAGGGTTATGAGTTCCCTCAAACTGGGTCACACAGAGATTTTCGTTCCCATGATTCCGATTATGGTCCTTGGTATTTGCTGGGTAATCTTTGTGGCTTATATTTTAGGACTGAAAGAAAAAAAGCGTATTGCAAAATATGGAAAATACACAAAGTACAGCAATAGCGATATCGCAGGTGAAACGGATCCAGCCCTTCTTCGCCCTAAACTGATCTGGATTAATCTTGCCCTTACCATCGTATTGTTAACGGTAATGATTTTAGATATTGTTCCTTTGGGAATTGCCTTTATGATTGCTTTCTGCATAGCTTCTGTTATCAATTACCCTAAATTAAAAGACCAGCAGAAACTCATGTCCAAACATGCAGGAAATGCATTATCTGTGGCAGGAATGATCTTTGGAGCAGGGATTTTCACTGGGATCCTCAATGGATCGGGTATTATGCAGGCTATGGGAAATAGTATGATAGAAATCGTTCCGAAAAGCATGGCAGGCTCTTTAAATATTATTACTGCTGTCTTCAGTGTTCCCCTTACCTTTTTCCTGACTAATGATGCTTATTATTTCGGGATATTACCCATTATTGCAGCAACCGGACAACAACTGGGAATCCCACCTGATATTCTGGGAAGAGCAAGTCTTGTCGGACAGGCTTCTCATCTTCTGAGCCCATTGGTTCCGTCAACTTACCTATTGGTCTCTCTCGCCGGTGTGGAATTTTCTGATCATTTGAAATACACATTGAAATGGGCTATCGGATCTTCCATTATCATGTTATTAGGAGCTTTGCTTCTTGGGATAATATAA
- a CDS encoding cation:dicarboxylase symporter family transporter, whose protein sequence is MNLFHTKKTFTSRYLKNLSLYVFVAIICGVFTGQYLPEISGKLGIISQYFFLVLESIILPIIFMAVIYGICHLADIKNAGSIVWQTILYFFIISSVAITIGFIFGLAIQPGSHTGIQIVKTKVILPSRFEINDSSLSSVMYRNRYAIFLIASIIIGICMNLSKRRKSFLNILDKGLVIFYHIIKYLYIILPVIIFCNIAYGISVYGINTLLPLSKVVGTVYLADIAFIFGVLGLVSYIFKFNLLKFLVSIKEEIILVITTSSSKTAFPIIFDKMESEGYSKKILRFIIPLGYNFNLAGACIYISVACCFLIQFYNISLSFNDYLWLFVIISVTSKTASGVPGSGFLALIFTLNRFGKIPANDIALLYSVDRFMNEARSVTNFIGIAVSGAIISKINQPIEKNAP, encoded by the coding sequence ATGAATCTTTTCCATACAAAAAAAACATTCACCAGCCGATATTTAAAGAATCTTTCTTTGTATGTTTTCGTGGCTATTATCTGTGGTGTTTTTACAGGACAATACCTTCCCGAGATAAGCGGTAAATTAGGGATAATCAGCCAGTATTTTTTTTTGGTTCTGGAGTCGATCATCCTGCCTATTATTTTTATGGCAGTTATTTACGGGATCTGTCACCTGGCAGATATAAAAAATGCGGGGAGCATTGTATGGCAAACAATTCTCTACTTTTTTATCATCAGCTCTGTGGCTATTACCATAGGATTTATTTTTGGACTTGCTATTCAGCCCGGTTCCCATACGGGAATTCAGATCGTTAAAACAAAAGTAATTCTTCCCAGTAGGTTTGAAATTAATGACTCCTCCCTATCTTCTGTGATGTATCGCAACAGGTACGCTATTTTCCTTATAGCTTCAATCATTATCGGCATATGCATGAACCTTTCAAAAAGACGAAAGAGTTTTCTGAATATCCTTGATAAAGGACTTGTTATTTTTTATCATATTATTAAATATTTATATATCATTCTTCCGGTTATCATTTTCTGTAACATTGCTTACGGCATTTCTGTATATGGAATTAATACCCTGCTGCCATTAAGCAAAGTTGTGGGAACCGTATACCTTGCCGATATTGCTTTTATCTTCGGAGTTTTAGGACTGGTTTCTTATATCTTTAAATTCAATTTGCTCAAATTTTTGGTAAGCATTAAAGAAGAGATCATTTTGGTTATAACCACTTCTTCTTCCAAAACAGCTTTTCCTATCATTTTTGACAAGATGGAATCTGAGGGATACAGCAAAAAAATTTTAAGATTCATTATTCCCCTGGGGTACAATTTCAACCTCGCAGGTGCCTGCATTTATATTTCTGTAGCCTGCTGTTTTCTGATTCAGTTTTATAATATTTCATTAAGCTTCAATGATTACTTATGGCTTTTTGTTATCATTTCTGTTACATCTAAAACAGCTTCCGGGGTTCCGGGGTCAGGTTTTCTTGCTCTTATTTTTACTTTGAACAGGTTTGGAAAGATCCCTGCGAATGATATTGCATTGCTTTATAGCGTAGACCGTTTCATGAACGAGGCGAGGTCAGTAACCAATTTTATTGGTATTGCCGTTTCCGGAGCCATTATTTCAAAAATAAATCAGCCCATAGAAAAAAACGCCCCATAA
- a CDS encoding co-chaperone GroES, with protein MSVNFKPLADRVLIEPIAAETKTASGIIIPDTAKEKPQEGTVVAVGPGKKDEPTTVKVGDKVLYGKYSGSELKLEGKDYLIVKEGDLLGIIG; from the coding sequence ATGTCAGTAAACTTTAAACCATTAGCAGACAGAGTTTTGATCGAACCCATCGCTGCAGAAACTAAAACAGCTTCAGGTATTATTATTCCGGACACAGCAAAAGAAAAACCACAAGAAGGTACAGTAGTAGCGGTTGGTCCTGGAAAAAAAGATGAGCCTACAACTGTGAAAGTAGGTGACAAAGTTCTTTATGGAAAATATTCAGGTTCCGAATTGAAATTGGAAGGAAAAGATTACTTAATCGTAAAAGAAGGAGACTTACTGGGAATCATCGGATAA
- the groL gene encoding chaperonin GroEL (60 kDa chaperone family; promotes refolding of misfolded polypeptides especially under stressful conditions; forms two stacked rings of heptamers to form a barrel-shaped 14mer; ends can be capped by GroES; misfolded proteins enter the barrel where they are refolded when GroES binds), whose protein sequence is MAKEIKFDIESRDALKRGVDALANAVKVTLGPKGRNVVIEKSFGAPHVTKDGVSVAKEIELEDKVENMGAQMVKEVASKTNDIAGDGTTTATVLAQAIVREGLKNVAAGANPMDLKRGIDKAVTAVVENLKSQSQEVGDSTDKVKQVASVSANNDETIGALIAEAFGKVGKEGVITVEEAKGIDTTVDVVEGMQFDRGYQSPYFVTNPEKMVAEVENPYILLVEKKISSMKELLPVLEPIAQGGKSLLIISEEVEGEALATLVVNKLRGSLKIAAVKAPGFGDRRKAMLEDIAILTGGQVISEEQGFTMENISLDMLGTAEKVTIDKDNTTIVNGGGDEAKIKGRVAQIKAQMETTTSDYDREKLQERLAKLAGGVAVLYVGAASEVEMKEKKDRVDDALHATRAAVEEGIVAGGGVALVRAISALENLSGINADETTGIKIVKRAIEEPLRQIVANAGGEGSVIVAKVAEGSGDFGYNAKTDEYVNMLEAGIIDPTKVTRVALENAASVSGMLLTTECVITEVKKDEPAMPMGGGMPGMM, encoded by the coding sequence ATGGCAAAAGAAATAAAATTCGATATCGAGTCAAGAGACGCTTTAAAAAGAGGGGTTGATGCATTAGCAAATGCAGTAAAGGTAACTTTAGGACCAAAAGGTAGAAACGTAGTGATCGAAAAATCTTTCGGTGCTCCACACGTAACGAAGGATGGTGTTTCTGTAGCGAAAGAAATCGAACTTGAAGACAAGGTAGAAAATATGGGAGCTCAAATGGTAAAAGAAGTAGCTTCCAAAACTAATGATATTGCAGGAGATGGTACAACTACCGCTACTGTTTTGGCACAGGCTATCGTAAGAGAAGGTCTTAAGAACGTAGCTGCCGGTGCTAACCCAATGGATCTTAAAAGAGGTATCGACAAAGCGGTAACTGCAGTTGTTGAAAACCTAAAATCCCAGTCTCAGGAAGTGGGAGATTCTACAGATAAAGTGAAGCAGGTTGCTTCTGTATCTGCTAACAACGACGAAACTATCGGTGCTTTGATCGCTGAAGCTTTCGGGAAAGTAGGTAAAGAAGGGGTGATTACTGTAGAAGAAGCTAAAGGTATCGATACAACGGTAGATGTTGTAGAAGGTATGCAGTTCGACAGAGGATACCAGTCTCCTTACTTCGTGACTAACCCTGAGAAAATGGTAGCTGAAGTAGAAAATCCATATATCCTTTTAGTAGAGAAGAAAATCTCTTCAATGAAAGAATTGCTTCCTGTTCTTGAGCCAATCGCACAAGGTGGTAAGTCTCTATTGATTATCTCTGAGGAAGTGGAAGGTGAAGCTTTAGCAACTTTAGTGGTAAACAAACTAAGAGGTTCTCTTAAAATTGCTGCTGTAAAAGCTCCTGGATTCGGAGACAGAAGAAAAGCAATGTTAGAAGATATCGCGATCCTTACAGGTGGTCAGGTAATTTCTGAGGAGCAAGGTTTCACTATGGAAAACATCTCTCTAGATATGTTGGGAACTGCTGAGAAAGTAACAATCGATAAAGACAACACAACAATCGTAAACGGAGGTGGTGACGAAGCGAAAATCAAAGGAAGAGTAGCTCAGATCAAAGCTCAGATGGAAACGACTACTTCTGACTACGACAGAGAAAAACTACAGGAGAGATTAGCTAAATTGGCTGGTGGTGTTGCCGTACTTTACGTAGGAGCAGCTTCTGAAGTGGAAATGAAAGAGAAAAAAGACAGAGTAGATGATGCACTTCATGCAACAAGAGCTGCGGTAGAAGAAGGTATCGTAGCTGGTGGTGGTGTTGCTTTAGTAAGAGCCATCTCTGCTTTAGAAAACCTTTCAGGAATCAACGCTGACGAAACTACAGGGATCAAAATCGTAAAAAGAGCGATCGAAGAGCCATTAAGACAAATCGTTGCCAACGCAGGAGGTGAAGGTTCTGTAATCGTTGCTAAAGTAGCAGAAGGTTCCGGAGACTTCGGATACAACGCTAAAACTGACGAGTATGTAAACATGCTTGAAGCAGGAATCATCGACCCTACGAAAGTAACAAGAGTTGCTCTTGAAAATGCAGCTTCAGTATCTGGTATGCTTTTAACAACTGAGTGTGTAATCACTGAAGTGAAAAAAGACGAACCTGCTATGCCAATGGGTGGTGGAATGCCAGGAATGATGTAG
- a CDS encoding NACHT domain-containing protein, with the protein MDLNDILTEKSVEIIIGNGIKNVSKVFDTLYKSTIKAAKKKLKKDEFEEFKEIYNFQIEEEKVLNQIKHNVQVSLNWASEINFGAALKSKSLKKVFVDIDLYLSPLKNRFDVDEKTKTISSKKIFEDIYKNIIIYGGAGAGKTTLLKNFYLEFLNSENKNNFSCPLMIRFREIDYDTHYKNENFGLYKILLDILGIEINFPHKYNESFPYEYYNSIKQTILNFFNNTNILLVADGFDEIPDLDLKKRIEKEFEELSLSLIDSKFIMTSRSNDFNLKLNNTDTFEICSLNDKQIKSLIKKWLNSPTKAEDLFQKIKISPFYDTSIRPLTLSHLCAIYERKKNIPDKPKYVYDFVVKLLLEDWDQERNITRPSNYANFYIEKKKDFLSHLSFWLTYHLNKNVFNSDDIRKCYNDIYISHDLPKSQAKKVVLELENHTGLLVQVGYNYFQFSHKSLQEYLTAKYISQTPKIPEFDVIQNLPNELAICVSLSSQPNIYFEYFINSYMKFDSRFWDIFFTRLVDEKPDFDNSHYALLFFFIYINKNKDENSLVTFTKLIETTNIARTYRQFEKFYNKSSTYENEIEYLFKDLNIPLDRRSGQPGRIFISKDLIDKIKDYA; encoded by the coding sequence ATGGACTTGAATGATATTCTTACAGAAAAATCTGTTGAAATAATTATTGGAAATGGAATTAAAAATGTAAGTAAAGTTTTTGATACTTTATATAAATCCACAATTAAAGCAGCAAAGAAAAAACTAAAAAAAGATGAATTTGAAGAATTTAAAGAAATATATAACTTTCAAATAGAAGAAGAAAAAGTATTAAATCAAATTAAGCATAATGTTCAAGTTAGTTTAAACTGGGCAAGTGAAATTAATTTTGGAGCTGCTTTAAAATCAAAATCATTAAAAAAAGTTTTTGTTGATATAGATTTATATTTATCACCTTTAAAAAATCGATTTGATGTTGATGAAAAAACGAAGACAATAAGTTCCAAAAAAATTTTTGAAGATATTTATAAGAACATTATAATTTATGGTGGTGCGGGTGCAGGTAAAACAACACTTTTAAAGAATTTCTATCTAGAATTTTTGAATTCTGAAAATAAAAACAACTTCTCTTGCCCATTAATGATTAGGTTCAGAGAGATTGATTATGATACACATTATAAAAATGAAAATTTCGGTCTTTACAAAATCTTACTTGATATTTTAGGGATTGAAATTAATTTTCCTCATAAATATAATGAATCATTTCCCTATGAATATTATAATAGTATTAAACAAACAATTCTTAATTTTTTCAACAACACAAATATTCTATTAGTAGCAGATGGGTTTGACGAAATACCAGATTTAGATTTAAAAAAAAGAATTGAAAAAGAGTTTGAAGAATTATCATTATCTCTAATAGATTCGAAATTTATAATGACTTCAAGAAGTAATGATTTCAATTTGAAATTAAACAACACTGACACGTTTGAAATATGCTCATTAAATGACAAGCAAATTAAATCTCTAATTAAAAAATGGTTAAATAGTCCTACAAAAGCCGAAGATTTATTTCAAAAAATAAAAATTTCACCATTTTATGATACTTCAATTAGACCTTTGACTTTATCACATTTATGTGCAATATATGAACGAAAAAAAAATATACCTGATAAACCTAAATATGTATATGATTTTGTTGTAAAACTATTACTTGAAGATTGGGATCAAGAAAGAAATATTACTAGACCTTCAAATTATGCTAATTTTTACATAGAAAAAAAGAAAGACTTTTTATCACATCTTTCATTTTGGTTAACGTATCATCTTAATAAAAATGTTTTTAATAGTGATGATATTAGAAAATGTTACAATGATATCTATATATCACATGATTTACCAAAATCACAAGCTAAGAAAGTTGTACTAGAACTAGAAAATCACACAGGTTTATTAGTACAAGTTGGTTATAATTATTTTCAGTTTTCACATAAATCATTACAAGAATATTTAACAGCAAAATATATATCGCAAACTCCAAAAATTCCTGAATTTGATGTAATTCAGAATTTACCTAATGAACTAGCCATTTGTGTGAGTTTGTCTTCTCAACCCAATATATATTTTGAGTATTTTATCAATTCATATATGAAGTTTGACTCTAGGTTTTGGGATATTTTTTTCACTAGATTAGTAGATGAAAAACCAGATTTTGATAATAGTCACTACGCTTTGTTATTTTTCTTTATTTATATTAACAAAAATAAAGATGAAAATTCATTAGTTACATTTACAAAGCTAATTGAGACTACAAATATTGCAAGGACATATAGACAATTTGAAAAGTTTTACAACAAAAGTTCTACTTACGAAAATGAAATTGAGTACTTATTTAAAGATCTAAATATTCCTTTGGATCGACGAAGTGGCCAACCAGGTAGAATATTTATAAGTAAAGATTTAATTGACAAAATAAAAGACTACGCCTAA
- a CDS encoding DUF2971 domain-containing protein, with the protein MTNNIEKFEYNNFTYLIDHSSQGNIPEIIHKQSIPDSIFKFYSISKYSIEALSQNYLYASHPIELNDILDSSPFLIYSSRPISFEIYERFYKDIFRSRKELEDFYTDDVESSQCKKIINHMYNMSFNLLGIISLSERENNTLMWPHYTQEKGFQIKFNVKSLLKSVKDKLNDDDGELFGFHPINYTNELKPIDVSSFRSFHIPTAYASNIKLNDWQYEKEWRIIASKKNMGIPYSKSGLNLIPDHKGIDGHRQIKYNSEDIEEISVGQNFITARDFEIEWIIDDKEFIITVKRNSDEQYIAICKFLDIISRKYSDKFYFSGAKYELNTTNEPYLIRTKEKMNIEKIEEAKYKLIRTFEIIKLLN; encoded by the coding sequence ATGACAAACAATATCGAAAAATTTGAATATAATAATTTCACGTACTTAATCGATCATTCAAGTCAAGGAAATATACCAGAAATAATCCATAAACAGAGTATTCCTGATTCAATTTTTAAGTTTTATTCTATATCTAAATATAGTATTGAAGCATTATCTCAAAATTATCTGTACGCATCACACCCAATAGAATTAAATGACATTTTAGATAGTAGCCCTTTCTTAATCTATTCTTCACGACCAATTTCATTTGAAATATATGAGAGATTTTATAAAGACATTTTCAGGTCAAGAAAAGAATTGGAAGATTTTTATACTGATGATGTTGAATCTAGTCAGTGTAAGAAAATCATTAACCATATGTATAATATGTCTTTCAATTTGTTGGGTATAATTTCACTGTCAGAAAGAGAAAATAATACTTTGATGTGGCCTCATTATACTCAAGAAAAAGGATTCCAAATCAAATTCAATGTAAAAAGTTTACTTAAAAGTGTCAAAGATAAACTTAATGATGATGATGGTGAACTCTTTGGGTTTCATCCAATTAATTACACGAATGAACTTAAACCAATTGATGTTTCAAGTTTTCGCTCTTTTCATATTCCAACAGCCTATGCGTCAAATATAAAACTTAATGATTGGCAGTATGAAAAAGAATGGAGAATAATAGCGAGTAAAAAGAATATGGGAATTCCATACTCAAAATCTGGACTAAATTTAATTCCTGATCATAAGGGAATTGATGGACATAGACAAATAAAATATAATTCAGAAGATATTGAAGAGATTTCTGTGGGACAGAATTTCATTACAGCTAGAGATTTTGAAATAGAATGGATTATAGATGACAAAGAATTTATTATTACTGTTAAAAGAAACAGCGATGAGCAATATATCGCTATATGTAAATTCTTAGACATTATTTCACGGAAATACAGTGATAAATTCTATTTTTCTGGTGCAAAATATGAATTAAACACTACCAATGAACCTTATCTAATCAGAACTAAAGAAAAAATGAATATTGAAAAAATAGAAGAAGCAAAATATAAATTAATTAGAACTTTTGAAATTATCAAATTGTTGAATTAA
- a CDS encoding helix-turn-helix transcriptional regulator, producing the protein MNRIEFRIVFGKRVEKFRKKMGLSYRELAQKCDVDHSNISKIEKGEVDLRISTIHELARLRF; encoded by the coding sequence ATGAATAGAATTGAATTTCGAATAGTTTTTGGTAAAAGAGTTGAAAAATTTAGAAAGAAGATGGGATTAAGCTATCGGGAGTTAGCTCAGAAATGTGATGTAGATCATAGCAATATCAGTAAAATTGAAAAAGGGGAAGTTGATTTAAGAATTTCAACAATACATGAACTAGCTAGGCTTAGATTTTAA
- a CDS encoding helix-turn-helix transcriptional regulator yields MTRDTLKKELGKRIIELREQKGWSQADLARACNKDRQAIEKLENGKVNPTLYTLLEVANALEVSLSELVDLA; encoded by the coding sequence GTGACTAGAGATACACTAAAAAAAGAACTTGGTAAACGAATAATCGAACTTCGTGAGCAAAAGGGCTGGAGCCAAGCAGACCTTGCTCGGGCTTGCAATAAAGATCGTCAGGCAATTGAAAAATTAGAAAATGGAAAAGTGAATCCTACGCTTTATACGTTGCTTGAAGTTGCAAACGCTTTGGAGGTTTCTTTGTCAGAGCTTGTGGATTTGGCGTGA
- a CDS encoding SymE family type I addiction module toxin, with protein sequence MANLRKLKIYTKYQIRTYGLITIPEIRLKGKWLEKLGFKEGKIINIEQKKNKLIITLDNKK encoded by the coding sequence GTGGCAAATCTAAGAAAGCTTAAAATTTACACTAAATATCAAATTAGGACATATGGTTTGATAACTATTCCAGAAATTAGACTTAAGGGAAAATGGCTTGAGAAGCTTGGGTTTAAAGAAGGAAAAATAATCAACATAGAGCAAAAGAAAAATAAACTGATAATTACACTTGACAATAAAAAGTAA